The genomic window CACAGTTCTGGTAACGTGAAGATGGACCTGATGGTTCAAATTAACCGAGCCAACCGTGTTTTAAATTATACATAGCCTAAACTGAATTGTGGCTGACGTGTCAGTTCCAGCAAGTTAACATCACTTTTATTAATCAGTGTTAGGGGTTAATTATCCTTATTTCTCATTAAGAAGCTGCAAACCAAATGTGTTCAACACATGCTCATCATGATCGTCAAAGCTTGAGCACCACAGAATGAAACGAATAGAGCCCGTGATACTCACATCCCCTTAGTTCCGTACGTGTTGTAGAACTCCATGTGGTTACAAGCTTGAATCCAGCCGATGGTCCATGTCTCTTTACGGGCTACTGGTGGCACCAGGACCCGGGCAAAAGCTCGGAAGTGCGGTGTCCGGTATCGCAGGACCACGCTGGATGACTCGTCGATGCTGGTGGGGTTGGAGTCGATGGAAGTGTTCACCTCCAGGACGATGATACTGTCTCGGAAACTCTTGGGCTTACACCTGATACTCTGGATACAGCCCATTGCATTAAATAGCAACACAATCCACCACAACGTCCAGAGGtctggagaaggagaaagacgCATGGGAACAGGAAGAAAATCACCAAAGTTGGATCGTGTTTCCCCCTACAAAGATGCTCACTAGAACAAAAGGCGTTTAATCACAGCAGaatgtctcatttaaaaaaaaatccatgcaCCTTTGATCCAAAACTACTGTCAGAAAGAAGGGGGCAGGCCTAgaaaatcttcatatttgaaGAGCTCATCATGCTTTCCGGTGCGTAAAAGCAGCCTCGCCAAATATGTGCAGGTACAATAACTTTCTTTATCCGTGCACTGGTGTTTTCATGCTGTCAAGTTACAACTCATTGCCTCTTGTATGTGCTCTCTCGCACAAATACTTGACCTTTTGGCAACATGCATCCATTGGAAAGGTGCGCGTAAAAGGTTCAGGTTAATTATGAGCTAAATAATTCACAAAAAGTACTAAAATTACACGTTGGCGtcatgttctcttttctttgtcattatAGGCTCATCTCTGGACAATCATCCAATGGCTAAAGCTCTATCTGGTGACAAGAATCATAATCAAAAATGTTATGCCGGACAAATGGCAGCTCAGGTGTGACACTCACATTGCATGGAGCAGCTTGATGTCCATGTAATCCGCAATTGCTTCACTTCATCACAATgaaaaaagtgtaatttaaCGGTTTAGGAGCGTACGTTATTACGTCAATACAACATGTGTGGATTAAGGGTTCGTGCAGAGCAATTGCATGAATTGTGGTCTATTTTTAGccgaccaaaaaaaaaaaaaaaagacaacatgcaAAAAGAAGTCTACCTATAAAACAACCCACTGGAAAGTCTCCAGTGTCTTCAGCAGCGTGAGATCCCGGAGATATTCAGCATGAACGGCGGCTCACACAGTTCTTCGGTCAGAGAGGTATTTCCGTTGTCTCCTTCACACCCGCTCCCGTTATTTTTCCCCAAATTGCTGCAAACGATTTCACCGtcccacagagagagaggtagcATTTCCACTGACATTTAAATCTGGTCGAGTTTGAGACGGAGCACCGCAACATCCAGAGGACACCGCCGGGTCAACTTCAGCACCCATTTCACCGGATCCATTCttaaatttcaaaaataaaaaataaaaaaatctctgGAGGGGAGGAGTGACAGCTGTCACATAGTTCGTCCGAGCCGACAGTTGCGGTCCTCTCTACGGTTGGGATGCAGTTCAGCCTAAATTCCTGCACAAGCTGTCATTTCTCCGTGCTCGTCCCATCGCAGCCACACACAGCAGGTTCACCCCGCTACGCATTGGTCTATTTCAGCTGCCTGGGAAGCAGCTTTATTAAGTATCTTTGAGACGACATTTCCGCCCCGAGGTGCAGGAATGCTGGGAAATGTAGGCAGAGCGACGTCTACCGGTTGCGGTAAATTGCAGGGCATAAATATTCTGAAAGCTGCATGGTGACATTGAGTAGATGTGCCCACGAGGTTTTTATACAGTAGGCCTATACAAAACGCGCCAAAGGgttagcttgtttttttgtttgttttggagactTCTGTAACTTAACTGCATTGAGCTGCATTGAGCTGCAATGAGGCATTTATACAGAAAACTGAAATGACTCAACATTTGAATTCCTCGCCTCACATCAGCTTCTAGGAACAGCCTCTGTGCAATGATGATGGGAAATTTTGTGGCATTTTAATTGACTCATCCCTTTTATAAACGTTTTCAAATAGGAATAAGctaatcaattattattattataggtattaaaattatataatttagAACTATTTATTTAGAAAGTATTATATTACAATTAATATCATATATCATGTACCTAATTAATAGTAGTCAAACTTAAATAATTAAGTGATTATCAAATTAGtagcagattaattttctgtcaattgactgactgattagtaatcatttcagctgtaataatgataacaacTTCACTTGTGATTAGTCCCTACTTAtcttttttcattgaaatataATTGCAATTTATAATTGCAATTTAGCTTTTGCAATAATTTAACATCAACATTTATGCCAATAAAGTTGATTTGCTTTGATTTGTAATGATAAGTTATCAATAATCAATATGATCTGATCATCATATTTTGTTCACTGTTGTGTGCTGTGAAAAGTATGCCAAAAGCGTTTCTTCTTAGTGatcaatgaggttatttttatttcccacaaaacaaccaaaaaaaacacatttatttacatcatttactcacatttattttattgttttttgttcatcATTGGATTGTATAACTTTTAAAAACCCTCCCTGTGCCTCTGTGATGACGGCAGCATACAGGCGCGCCTCTGTCCTGCCGCTGTCTGTTTAAGCACCTTGGAGAactcctctcctccacagagcGCACCGCAGAGGTTGAATCGCAAATGTGCGTAAACTACGTCAAATCCGCACGGAATAACCAATTGCTGCACTGACTGGGCTGCCTTGTCTTCACCCTTTGTTGATGATTTTGATCTGCCCGTCAACTTTTTCAATTTTTACCTGCATCGCTTTGTGCCAGAACCCATTTCCCCTAGCTGCCTGGATATCTGAGGTTTTATGGAGACTACAGGAGAGATTTAGAGTGATGCTGTACGTGTGATTCATGGCTGGATATCCATCGCCTGGTAAGATGACAACACTGTGTCTTGCGTATGTCTTGCACATTTTCAATACTAGAGAAAACACTGCGCTCAGCGAGGCACCTGTTCGCCGTGTGCTTGTGCAATGTTGTGGCGTAACAAGATGCTTATGCTGTTATTTTATCTCCATGCTGTAGATCGGGTTTCACTGGATTGGCCGAAGCAAATGCCACTCAACACAGCCTCCCTCCCTGCATGGGTCGCGGTATAAACAGCATGGCCATCGCGCATTCCAGTGTCTAAATATATCTATTAAGGCCACAGGAGGGGGAGGACTGGTGTAGGGGGTTTATCCTGGGACATTTTACTGCCGTGGTAAACTCGCACCACTTGAATTATCTTCCGGAGATTGACATTGTTGCGCCCTCAGAGGAGAAATCGGCCCTATCCAAACATGCCCTCGAATTACAATGTTAGATCCAGGACGCGGGAGAGAAACAGCGTCCTGAGCAGACCTGAGTTCATGTCCCTGAACCACCAGCCCCCGCGAAGCGGCGGCCCTTCTGAAAGCCGAGGCAGTGCAAGGCGACCCGGTCAAATCAAGCACCAAACAAGCCAGCCAAGTGAAGAACCTACCGACAGCGGCAGCAAGGACAGGAGAGAGTCCAACAAAATGCCAGAGGAAGACTGTATGCAGCTGAACCCTTCATTTAAGGGAATAGCGATGAACTCCCTCCTCGCCATTGATATCTGTCTGTCCAAGCGCATGGGGGTGTGCGCCTACACGTCGTCCTCCTGGGGAGGCTGCCGCTCCATGGTCGGCCTGTTAGCGCTTACAGGGCACGGCATCACGTGGATCATTGGCACTATAGTGTGTCTCACGAGGAGTAACACTCTGGCTGGGCAAGAGGTCCTGGTCAACCTGCTGCTTGGTAAATGACACAATCATCAACCTCTCCAAATCACCATAACTGCAGTTCATCCTTAAAATACACCACACACGTGCGCGCCACGGCTGCATGAAACAAGCACCTAAAAGCTCACAATCTACTTTTGACTTCTTCTGCATGAAACTGATGCACATTCACAGCATGACATCACACTGTCAAAACTTGCATAGACTTTCAGCCTGTTTTCTTCCCACCTGCTGTGAAGTCAGACAGACGTGCCAATCGCCACTGTGTTGTGATTATAGTCCTCTTGTGACACGCAAGATTAACACTTTCTCACAAGGCATATTTTACAATGGGTTTATAAATCGTTATCAGCATGTCTTGTATTAATGCTGCATAGAtcaaggaaggaggaagaggccTTCACAACATAGAAACCTTAAGAATGTTCTCACATATGAGTTATTACTATTTTCATagcattaataaagccattaagTAAAGGCTCATAAACCTGTCATAAGGTCTGACTTATTAGAAAGTGGTGCCAGATTGTGTTTTCAAACCCATGCACTTTATCATTATGATTACCACTTGATTAATATTATGCTGATTGGCACATCTGACTGTCCTTCAGcgacagagaaggaaaaaaaatgcaaattcagACTATAACAGAGGACAAAGACATCAGCATGTGTCAGTTTTGTGCAGTAATGTCTACATTATGTATGAAGAAGGATGGTTATTATGTTGCAGATTTCCTGTCTACTTAGCATTTTCAAGTACTGCTTTGACCATCATCCCACATAgtctaatgtaatccaatactATAGTCCCATAATAATACCTTTGTGAATCTCATTTATGATCATCTCATGAAGcttctgttcagtttttgttgacattatgtcagagaggtgttgatttaactctacatgttactgtatgtgatgtATGAATATAATACAGCCACACACTGCTTCAGAAATACAACTATTTACAAAGGTTGTCCTTCTGCAGCACTTGCATTACACTGCATGATGGTTCATGATATTATGTTGACTAGACGTGTTCAGTTCATGTTAACTCTGAGTCTTCGAGGTGAACTGACTGTAGGCCCACTGAATCACCGTTGTCAGTGACTGaatcagtagcttttagcagtgCTCCCTTCGCTGGTGTGTAGGAGCTCCGTCTTTAGCTCAGCTGGGATAGACAGTATGTTACTTGTATGGCACTGGTATTAATGGTGAGTCACTTAGCTTAGAAAAAAGTGAACAAATAATCCATAATATATAGTCAGCGACTACGAATCTTGaatcagcaaaatgttttgttttttcctccttatGCTGACCCTAAAACAAGATGCCTTGGATCAATGCTTATTCAGCAGCTAATGGATTCTCaaacatttataaatcaaaGTTCCCCAGACATTAGTCGTTCGTAGCCtttattttaaaaggttttgtCCTATGGATCCATacataaaacatctttgttACTTATTCAGTATTCTATTGTTTGCCTGTTTCTACTAATGGTAATATAATAGCGTTAAGCAGCAGTACAGCAGCACATTTTACAAATAATTCTGCACCAAAGAGCACAGACTacatgagatgtttttttttcttggggaaactgagtgtgtgtgtgtatgtgtgcaagcaagtgcacatgcatacacacacacacagtctcaggCCAAACAGATTATTGACCAAAAAGCAGTACAaatctcctggctgtagctacATTGAGCTCTGATTGGAAGCCGGTAAATCTCTGGATTTGGGACACTGTTGCATTGTCGAGTCCCAAATGCTTGTTCATTATTTGCTGGTCTGGGATCATTTCTAGTCTATTGAGGTCTGTCAGGAGAAAATCTATGAACATACCGAACACTGGGTGGGGAATTAAAATTTAATGCTGGctgaaattctgttttgtttttagctttttacaGGGAAGAAATCAGCCAAGATTGGTCTGTTGGGGTTAGTTTAACTCAGACCGCTGTTCAAAAATATTTCCCATATAGTGTTTTGAAAA from Thunnus maccoyii chromosome 19, fThuMac1.1, whole genome shotgun sequence includes these protein-coding regions:
- the LOC121886138 gene encoding inactive phospholipid phosphatase 7: MPSNYNVRSRTRERNSVLSRPEFMSLNHQPPRSGGPSESRGSARRPGQIKHQTSQPSEEPTDSGSKDRRESNKMPEEDCMQLNPSFKGIAMNSLLAIDICLSKRMGVCAYTSSSWGGCRSMVGLLALTGHGITWIIGTIVCLTRSNTLAGQEVLVNLLLALILDVMTVAGVQRLVKRRGPWEMTPGFLDCVAMDMYSFPAAHASRAAMVSKFLLSHLVLAVPLRILLVLWAFLVGMSRVLLGKHHLTDMVCGFALGFFHFSLMETVWLSSNTCQTLISISTLSWSPFF